A genome region from Psychrilyobacter piezotolerans includes the following:
- a CDS encoding GGDEF domain-containing protein, producing MSLKKKFLSVFFIFSFILTLVGFNFYQVSLETQKINKNYMQQKESVTSLYQRRDFIKSLLLIDDYQKFMQEEQKLKIIDKELKKTDVFKGVNDLEVLENKILSLHKENLKLNLDFSETYKKEKSTRHVMRDIVYKGENYNETKVLGEVIYNSKEAIFQYRDQKHFDRWQQAIYTLRKVATTSNLIAHTKEYHKISQTISEVLLFQETILAETENSMKTYNNILKMVDSNVRLLESDVNKSIEKTNKNMQKKLIITLLIILFFFIALGIFIHIQLIKPLGILKKSTREISKKNFDHKITLDKNDEIGELANDFNIMVNNLKSRYWNLEEIVKERTKKLQDSNFNLLKEIHKREKIEKVLKNQVMTDELTGLFNRRAAYSFLSDEIKQGHSLTICYLDIDDFKKINDNFGHKEGDRYLKEFSSILKLNLRQEDHIFRVEGDEFIAAFPNKHKEDVEIFFEKRVLIDLRSKLDIEFSYGLLEFSKDKKMSLDEVIKRIDESMYKNKTEKKQRTPLPLNPSFLS from the coding sequence ATGTCATTAAAAAAGAAATTTTTATCTGTATTCTTTATTTTCAGTTTCATTTTGACCTTAGTTGGATTTAACTTTTATCAGGTCTCATTGGAAACACAAAAAATAAATAAAAACTATATGCAACAAAAAGAATCGGTAACAAGTCTTTACCAGAGGAGAGACTTTATAAAAAGTCTTTTGCTCATTGATGATTACCAAAAGTTCATGCAAGAAGAACAAAAATTAAAAATAATAGATAAGGAACTAAAAAAAACAGACGTTTTTAAAGGTGTAAATGACTTAGAAGTGCTAGAAAACAAAATCTTATCCCTTCACAAAGAAAATCTCAAGCTGAATCTAGATTTTTCAGAGACCTATAAAAAAGAGAAATCCACAAGACATGTGATGAGGGATATTGTTTATAAAGGTGAAAACTACAATGAAACAAAGGTGCTGGGTGAGGTCATATATAATAGTAAGGAGGCCATCTTCCAATATCGAGACCAAAAACATTTTGATCGTTGGCAACAGGCCATTTATACCCTGAGAAAAGTTGCCACAACATCCAATCTCATAGCTCATACAAAAGAATACCATAAAATCTCCCAGACCATATCGGAGGTTCTTTTATTTCAGGAAACAATCCTGGCAGAAACAGAGAACAGTATGAAGACTTATAACAATATACTCAAGATGGTGGATAGCAATGTTCGCTTACTGGAATCAGATGTAAACAAATCCATAGAAAAAACAAATAAGAACATGCAGAAAAAACTTATTATAACTCTCTTGATAATATTGTTTTTTTTCATAGCGCTTGGAATTTTCATCCACATCCAGTTGATAAAACCTCTGGGTATATTGAAAAAAAGTACAAGGGAAATATCTAAGAAGAATTTTGACCATAAAATAACCTTAGATAAAAATGATGAAATAGGAGAACTGGCTAACGACTTTAATATCATGGTTAATAATCTAAAATCAAGATATTGGAATCTGGAAGAAATAGTCAAGGAAAGAACTAAAAAGTTACAGGATTCTAATTTTAATTTATTGAAGGAAATCCACAAGAGGGAAAAAATAGAGAAAGTACTTAAAAATCAGGTGATGACAGACGAACTTACTGGTTTATTCAACAGAAGAGCTGCATATAGCTTCCTATCGGATGAGATTAAACAAGGGCACAGCTTGACTATCTGTTACTTAGATATAGATGATTTTAAAAAAATCAATGATAATTTTGGGCATAAAGAGGGAGACAGATACCTGAAAGAATTTTCATCGATATTAAAATTAAATCTACGTCAGGAGGATCACATCTTCAGGGTGGAAGGAGATGAGTTCATAGCAGCTTTCCCAAATAAGCACAAGGAAGATGTTGAAATATTCTTTGAAAAGCGAGTCCTTATCGATCTAAGGTCAAAACTGGATATAGAATTTAGTTATGGCCTATTGGAATTTTCTAAGGACAAAAAGATGAGTTTAGATGAAGTCATAAAAAGAATAGATGAAAGTATGTATAAGAATAAAACAGAAAAGAAACAGAGGACACCTCTGCCGCTAAACCCTTCTTTTTTAAGT